The Mycobacterium haemophilum DSM 44634 sequence CACGACTGGACCACTGACGTTTTGTGGCTGGCCGCCGATGGTGACCTTCGCTTCTCCGGCTGCTGCGGCAGTGCTGCTCGACACGGTTGTGGGGCCCGAGCTGGTGGTTGCGCTCGACGACGTGGTCGTCCTTGACGACGGGGCGGGAGCCTGTGAGCCCCCGCTGCAGCCGGCCGCGCCGGCAACGATCGTGATGGCGCCGACGGCGACCAACAACTCATGCCTCACCAAAATTCTCCTTCGTCGGTGGTAACCCGCGATGGCCGCGTCGCTATTTGCGGCCGAGGTCGGCGATAAATCGCTGCGTCTGTTCCCAGGTCGGTAGTAGGCCAGACGCGCGTACGTCGTCAAGGTTGGGGGCTGCGGCATCGCGCTCGGACAAGTGCGGGCCAACGCCGTCAACCATCGGCCAGTCGATGGCCAGGGCCGGATCTGTGGCGCAGATGGTGTGCTCGCGCGTTGGGTTGTATTCCGCAGAGCATAGGTACATCACTGTCGAATTATCTTGCAGTGCAAGGAATCCATGTGCGAGACCCTCTGAGATATAGATGGTCTTCCGGTCGGAGTCGTTGAGCATAACGGAGGTCCAACGGCCGAAGGTTGGTGAGCCCAAACGGATATCGACGACGACATCGAACACCGAACCGGACACGCAGGTCACATATTTGGCTTGGCTCGGTGGCAGTTGCGCGAAATGCAGGCCACGCAGCACACCGGCCGAGGACACCGAGCAGTTGGCTTGTCGGACGTCTAAGCGGTGACCGGCGAATGCGCTGAACCCACTGTCTGTGAGCCATTCGAAGAACATTCCGCGGGAATCGCCATGAATGGTAGGGGTGATCTCCCAGGCGCCCGGGATGTCCAGTTCGCGGACATCCATTTTACTGACCTCGTTCTTCGTAGCGCGCTTCCGCGGCGTCCTTCAACGGTCGCCACCACGATTCGTTGTCGCGATACCAGTCAATGGTGGCGCGCAATCCCTCGTCAAAGTCCGTGTGCTTTGGTGCCCAGCATAATTCGTCGTACAGCGGGGTCGGGTCGATCGCGTACCGCAAGTCGTGGCCGATGCGGTCGGTGACGTGGTCGAAATCGTCGGGGTCTCGGCCCATCATCTGCAGCAGCGTGCGCAGCACGGTCAGGTTGTTGCGCTCGCCCTCGGCGCCGATGAGGTAGGTGCGGCCGATCTGGCCTTTCTCGAGGATTCGCCAGACGGCGCTGTTGTGGTCGTCGACGTGGATCCAGTCGCGGACGTTGGCACCGGTGCCGTACAACTTGGGCCGGCGCCCGGTGAGCACATTGGTGATCTGGCGCGGGATGAACTTCTCGACGTGCTGGTATGGCCCGTAGTTGTTGGAGCAGTTGGAAATCGTCGCCCGCACGCCGTAGGAGCGCACCCAGGCGCGGACCAACATGTCGCCGGCGGCTTTGGTTGCCGAGTACGGACTCGACGGGTTGTAGGGCGTTGACTCGGTAAATCTTGTCGGTTCGTCGAGCTCCAGGTCGCCATAAACCTCGTCGGTCGAGACGTGGTGCAGCCGTACACCGTGGCGTCGCACCGCCTCCAGGATGGTGAACGTCCCGATGACGTTAGTGCGCAGGAACGGCTCTGGGTCGTCGAGCGCGTTGTCTACATGGGTTTCGGCGGCGAAATGCACGACCGCGTCGGACTCGGCGACCAGCCGGGAAACCAGCTCGATGTCGGTGATATCGCCCTGCACCAGCCTGACGGCCTGGTCGACGTCGGCTAGCGATTCGCGTCTGCCCGCGTAAGTCATGGCGTCGAGCACTGTCACGATGTCGTCGGGATGGTCGCGTACCGCGTTGTGCACAAAATTGGCGCCGATGAAGCCGGCGCCGCCGGTGACCAATAACCGCATGGTCAAACCCTAGCGGAGCGCTAGCCAGGTACGGGCCCGGTCATGAGGGAGTCAGTCCGAGCGGCCCGGCCAGTTCGGCCAGTGCTGAAACCAGGTTGTCCCCCGTGGTGTTGTCCCCCGTGGTGAGGACTTGAACAGGGACGTGGTCGGCGCCGGCCTCGAGGTGCTGGCGTAGGCGTGCCGCGATCGCGTCCGCAGTGCCGTAGGCGACCACGGCGTCGACCAGCCGGTCGCTGCCCGGCCGGGTGATTTCGTCGTCGGAAAAGCCCAGCCGCTTCCAGTTGTTGCGGTAATTGGTCAGGTTGAAGTACATGTCCAGGGCCTTGCGACCGACCGCGCGGGCCTGGTTAGGGTCGGTGGTCAATACCACCTTGTGTTCGGGCGCCAAGAACGCCGCCGGGCCGACGAGTTCCCGGGCCTGCGCGGTGTGTTCTGGTGTGGTGAGGTACGGGTGCGCTCCGGCGCTGCGTTGCGCCGAGAGCCCGAGGACTCGAGGACCCAACGCCGCGACCACCCGGCGGTTGGCGGGCACCTGCAAGTCGTCGAGCTCATCCAGGTACGCCGCCAGCGCGACCAGTGCGTTCTGGGGGTTGCGGTATTCGTTCGTCGCCTCGGGATGGCCGACGCCGATACCGAGTAGGAAGCGGCCCGGGTAGGCCTTGTCAATCCGATGAAACGACTCGGCCACCGCCTTGGCGGGCGCCGACCAGATGTTGACGATGCCAGTGGCGACCTGCAGCGTGGTGGTCGCCTCGAGGAGGGGTTCGACCCAAGCCAGTTCGGCGGGCGGTGAGCCACCCACCCAGACGGCCCCGTAGCCTAACGACTCGATTTCCTTGGCTTGCTGGGGTGTTACCCCGCGTCCGAACGATCCGAACCTGCCGAGATTGGGCTTGCTGGCTTTTACACTGGCACGAGCATTGGCATCAGAGTCGGTCTCAGAGTCGGTCATGGTGTCACCAACCGGCAGCGTGCTGCACCTATTCCGCTGCGGCTGGTGCGGTGACCCGGCACTGCGGGGATTTTGGTGAAGCCGAATGACGGGGTATCGTAGAACAACGGTGCTTCATCGCGCCGACTTTTTGCGTGCTCAGTCCTGGAATTTTCCTGTCACCGGCTCACGTTTGAAGTTGGAGTGAATGCTGCGCCGATCCGGGCACCCGGACTGGGACGAGCGGGAAGATAAGGACAGCCGGTAAGCAATGGCCAAGAAGGACGGTGCCATCGAGGTCGAGGGTCGCGTGGTCGAACCCCTGCCCAATGCGATGTTTCGCATTGAGCTGGAGAACGGTCACAAGGTGCTCGCCCACATCAGCGGCAAGATGCGGCAGCACTACATCCGCATCCTGCCCGAGGACCGGGTGGTGGTGGAGTTGTCGCCCTACGACCTGTCCCGGGGACGCATTGTGTACCGGTACAAGTAACGAAAACGCCCAGACCAGAGAACAGGACCGAGACTGCTGTGAAGGTGAACCCGAGCGTAAAGCCCATGTGCGACAAGTGCAGGGTGATCCGTCGGCACGGGCGGGTCATGGTGATCTGCTCGGATCCGCGCCACAAGCAGCGGCAAGGGTAGCTTGAGCGCAAACAACTGAATCAGACCTCCCAGTACCACTGAGCGGCTGGCATCGATCAGATGGGCCAGCTCAGCCACGCCCGGACGGAGGCCGGGCCCCGCACCAAATCCCTTTTTGGGCGCAGGGAACGGACTGGGACCAGACCTCCGCATGAGATAAGAGGAAACGCCACCTATGGCTCGACTAGTCGGCGTCGACCTGCCGCGCGACAAGCGGATGGAGGTCGCCCTGACCTACATCTATGGCATTGGCCGCACCCGCTCCAACGAAATCCTGGAGGCCACCGGCATTGACCGGGACCTACGGACCAGGGATCTCACCGATGACCAGCTGACCCACCTGCGCGACTACATCGAAGCCAACCTCAAGGTGGAAGGTGACTTGCGTCGCGAGGTGCAGGCCGACATCCGCCGCAAGATGGAGATCGGCTGCTACCAAGGTCTGCGGCACCGCCGGGGCCTGCCGGTGCGCGGCCAGCGGACCAAGACCAACGCGCGGACCCGCAAAGGCCCCAAGCGCACCATCGCAGGCAAGAAGAAGGCCAGGTAACCCATGCCACCGAAGAAGGTAAGCGCGGCGGGTCCCAAGAAGGGGCAGAAGACCCGTAAGCGAGAAAAGAAGAACATCCCGCACGGTGCTGCGCACATCAAGAGCACCTTCAACAACACGATCGTGACCATCACCGACCCGCAGGGCAACGTCATTGCCTGGGCGTCATCGGGCCACGTCGGCTTCAAGGGCTCGCGGAAATCGACTCCGTTCGCCGCGCAGCTGGCGGCCGAGAACGCCGCCCGCAAGGCCCAGGAGCATGGGGTGCGCAAGGTCGACGTGTTCGTGAAGGGCCCGGGCTCGGGCCGGGAGACCGCGATCCGGTCGCTGCAGGCCGCTGGCCTGGAGGTGGGCGCGATCTCCGACGTCACTCCCCAGCCGCACAACGGCTGCCGCCCGCCCAAGCGCAGAAGAGTCTAGAAGGGGTCTAGGAGATAATCATGGCTCGTTACACCGGACCCATCACCCGCAAATCACGCCGGCTTCGCACCGACCTCGTCGGCGGCGACCAGGCGTTCGAAAAGCGTCCCTACCCGCCTGGTCAGCACGGTCGCGCGCGGATCAAGGAAAGCGAATACCTGCTGCAGCTGCAGGAGAAGCAGAAGGCCCGCTTCACCTACGGCGTCATGGAAAAACAGTTCCGCCGTTACTACGAAGAGGCCGTGCGTCAGCCCGGTAAGACGGGTGAGGAACTGCTGAAGATCTTGGAAAGCCGGCTCGACAACGTGATCTACCGCTCCGGGCTGGCCCGCACCCGCCGGATGGCCCGTCAGCTCGTCAGCCACGGGCACTTCAGCGTCAACGGCGTGCACGTCAACGTCCCCAGCTACCGGGTGTCGCAGTACGACATCATCGACGTGCGGGACTCCTCGCTCAACACGGTGCCGTTCCAGATCGCGCGGGAGACCGCGGGGGATCGACCGATCCCGAGCTGGATGCAGGTCGTTGGCGAGCGCCAACGCATCCTGATCCACCAATTGCCGGAGCGTGCGCAGATCGAAGTGCCGCTGACCGAGCAACTGATCGTCGAGTATTACTCGAAGTAAAGCCCAGACTTCCGCCGCTGCATCCGCACCGGCGGGAAACCTAACGGCATCAAATAGTGGGTGCCGAGAAGGAGAAAGAACACCGATGCTGATCTCACAGCGACCCACCCTGTCCGAGGACATCCTCACCGACAACCGGTCCCAGTTCGTCATCGAACCGTTGGAGCCGGGATTCGGTTACACCCTGGGCAACTCGCTGCGCCGTACGCTGCTGTCGTCGATTCCCGGCGCGGCCGTCACCAGCATTCGTATCGATGGCGTCTTGCACGAGTTCACCACGGTGCCGGGGGTCAAAGAGGATGTCACTGAGATCATCTTGAACCTCAAGGGTCTGGTGGTGTCCTCGGAGGAGGACGAACCGGTCACGATGTACCTGCGCAAGCAGGGTCCGGGTGAGGTCACTGCCGGTGACATCGTGCCGCCGGCCGGCGTCACCGTGCACAACCCTGGCATGCGCATCGCGACGCTGAACGACAAAGGCAAGCTCGAAGTGGAGCTCGTCGTCGAGCGTGGCCGCGGCTACGTGCCGGCGGTGCAAAATCGGGCTTCGGGTGCCGAAATCGGTCGCATCCCAGTCGATTCCATCTACTCGCCGGTGCTGAAGGTGACCTACAAGG is a genomic window containing:
- the rfbC gene encoding dTDP-4-dehydrorhamnose 3,5-epimerase; this encodes MDVRELDIPGAWEITPTIHGDSRGMFFEWLTDSGFSAFAGHRLDVRQANCSVSSAGVLRGLHFAQLPPSQAKYVTCVSGSVFDVVVDIRLGSPTFGRWTSVMLNDSDRKTIYISEGLAHGFLALQDNSTVMYLCSAEYNPTREHTICATDPALAIDWPMVDGVGPHLSERDAAAPNLDDVRASGLLPTWEQTQRFIADLGRK
- the rfbB gene encoding dTDP-glucose 4,6-dehydratase — translated: MRLLVTGGAGFIGANFVHNAVRDHPDDIVTVLDAMTYAGRRESLADVDQAVRLVQGDITDIELVSRLVAESDAVVHFAAETHVDNALDDPEPFLRTNVIGTFTILEAVRRHGVRLHHVSTDEVYGDLELDEPTRFTESTPYNPSSPYSATKAAGDMLVRAWVRSYGVRATISNCSNNYGPYQHVEKFIPRQITNVLTGRRPKLYGTGANVRDWIHVDDHNSAVWRILEKGQIGRTYLIGAEGERNNLTVLRTLLQMMGRDPDDFDHVTDRIGHDLRYAIDPTPLYDELCWAPKHTDFDEGLRATIDWYRDNESWWRPLKDAAEARYEERGQ
- a CDS encoding LLM class F420-dependent oxidoreductase → MTDSETDSDANARASVKASKPNLGRFGSFGRGVTPQQAKEIESLGYGAVWVGGSPPAELAWVEPLLEATTTLQVATGIVNIWSAPAKAVAESFHRIDKAYPGRFLLGIGVGHPEATNEYRNPQNALVALAAYLDELDDLQVPANRRVVAALGPRVLGLSAQRSAGAHPYLTTPEHTAQARELVGPAAFLAPEHKVVLTTDPNQARAVGRKALDMYFNLTNYRNNWKRLGFSDDEITRPGSDRLVDAVVAYGTADAIAARLRQHLEAGADHVPVQVLTTGDNTTGDNLVSALAELAGPLGLTPS
- the infA gene encoding translation initiation factor IF-1; translated protein: MAKKDGAIEVEGRVVEPLPNAMFRIELENGHKVLAHISGKMRQHYIRILPEDRVVVELSPYDLSRGRIVYRYK
- the rpmJ gene encoding 50S ribosomal protein L36, whose translation is MKVNPSVKPMCDKCRVIRRHGRVMVICSDPRHKQRQG
- the rpsM gene encoding 30S ribosomal protein S13 produces the protein MARLVGVDLPRDKRMEVALTYIYGIGRTRSNEILEATGIDRDLRTRDLTDDQLTHLRDYIEANLKVEGDLRREVQADIRRKMEIGCYQGLRHRRGLPVRGQRTKTNARTRKGPKRTIAGKKKAR
- the rpsK gene encoding 30S ribosomal protein S11, translating into MPPKKVSAAGPKKGQKTRKREKKNIPHGAAHIKSTFNNTIVTITDPQGNVIAWASSGHVGFKGSRKSTPFAAQLAAENAARKAQEHGVRKVDVFVKGPGSGRETAIRSLQAAGLEVGAISDVTPQPHNGCRPPKRRRV
- the rpsD gene encoding 30S ribosomal protein S4, yielding MARYTGPITRKSRRLRTDLVGGDQAFEKRPYPPGQHGRARIKESEYLLQLQEKQKARFTYGVMEKQFRRYYEEAVRQPGKTGEELLKILESRLDNVIYRSGLARTRRMARQLVSHGHFSVNGVHVNVPSYRVSQYDIIDVRDSSLNTVPFQIARETAGDRPIPSWMQVVGERQRILIHQLPERAQIEVPLTEQLIVEYYSK
- a CDS encoding DNA-directed RNA polymerase subunit alpha — encoded protein: MLISQRPTLSEDILTDNRSQFVIEPLEPGFGYTLGNSLRRTLLSSIPGAAVTSIRIDGVLHEFTTVPGVKEDVTEIILNLKGLVVSSEEDEPVTMYLRKQGPGEVTAGDIVPPAGVTVHNPGMRIATLNDKGKLEVELVVERGRGYVPAVQNRASGAEIGRIPVDSIYSPVLKVTYKVDATRVEQRTDFDKLILDVETKSSITPRDALASAGKTLVELFGLARELNVEAEGIEIGPSPAEADHIASFALPIDDLDLTVRSYNCLKREGVHTVGELVSRTESDLLDIRNFGQKSIDEVKVKLHQLGLSLKDSPASFDPSEVAGYDVATGTWSTDGAYDDQDYAETEQL